The bacterium region CGGATCCTTGCGGTTGACGAGCTTGTCGAGCTTGCGCGCCGTCGCCGCCGGGACGACGAGCTCCTCGATCCGGCACACGCCGCGGAAGTCGCACGTGGCGCAGGGCAGGGCGGCCGGACCCTGCCCCGCCCACTCCCGGGGCAGGAGCGGGAAGGCGCCGTCCGGGTCGGCCGCGCCGAGGGCGAGGCGCACCAGCTCGGCGCCGCCGCGGGCCAGCAGACGGCGGCCCGCTTCGTCGGCGGGCAGGTGCGGGCGCGGCGGCGGCCCCTGGCCGTCGGCGTGCACACCGTAGTAGGCGCCGGTCGCCACGGGGCCGCCGGCGACCGCGGCCACCGCCCCGCACTCGACGGCCGCCGCGTAGAGGATGATCTGCAGCTCGTCCAGGCGCTCGACGGCCCGGCCGGTGGGCAGGGCGCCGGTCTTGTAGTCGAGGACCGCCAACTCGCCGGTCTCGCGGTGGGCGTCGATGCGGTCGACGACGCCGCGCAGGAGGATCGGCTCGCCGCGGTCGGGCAGGTCCGGCGCCGGCTCCTCGCCGGTGGCGGCGGCCAGCGCGTCGGTCCAGCGCCGGAGCTCGGCCAGGGGCAGCTCGAAGGGCGCCTCGAGGGCGCGCGGCGCCCAGGTGGCGGCCCGCTCGGCCTCGACGCGCACCAGACCCGGCACGAGACCGAGGAAGGTCTCGAGCCAGAGGCGTCGCTGGGGCAACTCGGCCG contains the following coding sequences:
- a CDS encoding PD-(D/E)XK nuclease family protein: AELPQRRLWLETFLGLVPGLVRVEAERAATWAPRALEAPFELPLAELRRWTDALAAATGEEPAPDLPDRGEPILLRGVVDRIDAHRETGELAVLDYKTGALPTGRAVERLDELQIILYAAAVECGAVAAVAGGPVATGAYYGVHADGQGPPPRPHLPADEAGRRLLARGGAELVRLALGAADPDGAFPLLPREWAGQGPAALPCATCDFRGVCRIEELVVPAATARKLDKLVNRKDPV